In one window of Vulpes vulpes isolate BD-2025 chromosome 1, VulVul3, whole genome shotgun sequence DNA:
- the CD80 gene encoding T-lymphocyte activation antigen CD80 isoform X1 → MDNTAKWRTPPLKHPYLKVSQLLVLASLFYFCSGIIQVNKTVKEVAVLSCDYNISTAELMKVRIYWQKDDEVVLAVTSGQTKVWSKYENRTFADFTNNLSIVIMALRLSDNGKYTCIVQKTEKRSYKVKHMTSVMLLVRADFPVPSITDLGNPSHDIKRIMCSTSGGFPKPHLSWWENEEELNAANTTVSQDPDTELYTISSELDFNVTNNHSFVCLVKYGDLTVSQIFNWQKSVEPHPPNNQQQLWVILILVVSGVIAVITAITGGCLAHRSVARWRQRNRNEEDMDLEKMSPINIGSAQASV, encoded by the exons ATGGATAACACAGCGAAGTGGAGAACACCACCACTCAAACACCCATATCTCAAGGTCTCTCAGCTCTTGGTGCTAGCTAGTCTTTTTTACTTCTGTTCAG GCATCATCCAGGTGAACAAGACAGTGAAAGAAGTAGCAGTACTGTCCTGTGACTACAACATTTCCACTGCAGAACTGATGAAAGTTCGAATCTATTGGCAAAAGGATGATGAAGTGGTGCTGGCTGTCACATCTGGACAAACGAAAGTGTGGTCCAAGTATGAGAATCGCACCTTTGCTGACTTCACCAATAACCTCTCCATCGTGATTATGGCTCTGCGCCTGTCAGACAATGGCAAATACACCTGTATCGttcaaaagactgaaaaaaggTCTTACAAAGTGAAACACATGACTTCGGTGATGTTATTGGTCAGAG ctgACTTCCCTGTCCCTAGTATAACTGACCTTGGAAATCCATCCCATGACATCAAAAGGATAATGTGCTCAACCTCTGGAGGTTTTCCAAAGCCTCACCTCTCCTGgtgggaaaatgaagaagaattgAATGCTGCCAACACAACAGTTTCCCAAGACCCGGACACTGAGTTGTACACTATTAGTAGTGAACTGGATTTCAATGTAACAAACAACCATAGCTTTGTGTGTCTTGTCAAGTATGGAGACTTAACAGTATCACAGATCTTCAACTGGCAAAAAT CAGTCGAGCCACACCCTCCCAATAACCAGCAACAACTCTGGGTCATCCTGATCTTAGTAGTGAGTGGTGTGATTGCTGTGATCACTGCCATTACAGGAGGCTGCCTAGCCCACA GATCTGTTGcaagatggagacagagaaataggaaCGAAGAGGACATGGACCTGGAAAAGATGTCCCCTATAAACATAGGATCTGCCCAAGCATCTGTATGA
- the CD80 gene encoding T-lymphocyte activation antigen CD80 isoform X2: protein MDNTAKWRTPPLKHPYLKVSQLLVLASLFYFCSGIIQVNKTVKEVAVLSCDYNISTAELMKVRIYWQKDDEVVLAVTSGQTKVWSKYENRTFADFTNNLSIVIMALRLSDNGKYTCIVQKTEKRSYKVKHMTSVMLLVRADFPVPSITDLGNPSHDIKRIMCSTSGGFPKPHLSWWENEEELNAANTTVSQDPDTELYTISSELDFNVTNNHSFVCLVKYGDLTVSQIFNWQKFEPHPPNNQQQLWVILILVVSGVIAVITAITGGCLAHRSVARWRQRNRNEEDMDLEKMSPINIGSAQASV, encoded by the exons ATGGATAACACAGCGAAGTGGAGAACACCACCACTCAAACACCCATATCTCAAGGTCTCTCAGCTCTTGGTGCTAGCTAGTCTTTTTTACTTCTGTTCAG GCATCATCCAGGTGAACAAGACAGTGAAAGAAGTAGCAGTACTGTCCTGTGACTACAACATTTCCACTGCAGAACTGATGAAAGTTCGAATCTATTGGCAAAAGGATGATGAAGTGGTGCTGGCTGTCACATCTGGACAAACGAAAGTGTGGTCCAAGTATGAGAATCGCACCTTTGCTGACTTCACCAATAACCTCTCCATCGTGATTATGGCTCTGCGCCTGTCAGACAATGGCAAATACACCTGTATCGttcaaaagactgaaaaaaggTCTTACAAAGTGAAACACATGACTTCGGTGATGTTATTGGTCAGAG ctgACTTCCCTGTCCCTAGTATAACTGACCTTGGAAATCCATCCCATGACATCAAAAGGATAATGTGCTCAACCTCTGGAGGTTTTCCAAAGCCTCACCTCTCCTGgtgggaaaatgaagaagaattgAATGCTGCCAACACAACAGTTTCCCAAGACCCGGACACTGAGTTGTACACTATTAGTAGTGAACTGGATTTCAATGTAACAAACAACCATAGCTTTGTGTGTCTTGTCAAGTATGGAGACTTAACAGTATCACAGATCTTCAACTGGCAAAAAT TCGAGCCACACCCTCCCAATAACCAGCAACAACTCTGGGTCATCCTGATCTTAGTAGTGAGTGGTGTGATTGCTGTGATCACTGCCATTACAGGAGGCTGCCTAGCCCACA GATCTGTTGcaagatggagacagagaaataggaaCGAAGAGGACATGGACCTGGAAAAGATGTCCCCTATAAACATAGGATCTGCCCAAGCATCTGTATGA